The genomic DNA CCTTGCTGGCCCGGTCCAGTTCCGTGAGCACGCCATCCACGTGCGAGGCGCCTTCCAGGAAGACGCGCTCCAGCTCGGCGAAGGTCTCCTGGCGCGCCTCCGGGGTGTTGCGCCGGAAGCCCGTGCCGTGCAGCCAGCGCGGCCGCACGTCGAAGAGCAACACCGCGTACTCGCTCAGGCTCTCGTCCTTCTCCAGGAGCGCGCGCAGGAGCGCGCCCTGCAGGGCCCAGGCATTGCCTTCGTCCACCGACAGCGAGGTGTCCACCACCAGCACCGCGCGTCCCGTGGGCGCTCCGGCGGAGCTGGTGGTGAGCCGCTCGGGCAGCCGCACCCGCGAGAAGAAGGCCGGTCCAGCGAGCCCCGCGGGATCCACGCCGATCAACGTGTCCGCGTGGGCGTCCGGGGGGGCGATCGCCACGTCCAGCGCGCCATCCCCGCTCAGCGAGGACCAGTCCCACTTGCGCCATGTCTCGAGCTGCTTGGACTCGGCCGTCTCCGGGCTCACCGTCACCGAGGTCGCGTGCTGGGGGTCCACGTGCACCCGCGCCGACACCTTGAGCGCCTTGCCGGCTCCCGGTGGCAGCGGCCACGTGTAGCGCAACTGCTGTCCGTCGAAGACGAGCGTCTGCTCGTAGGCGATCACCACCCGCTTGAGGGAGTGGGGCGGCAGCGGGAAGACGCGCGCGCTGAACGTGGAGCCACCCGCCCACTCCATGAGCGCGGGGTCCACCTGCTGGCGCACCACGTCCTCGTAGACCTGGCGCGCCCGCTTCTGCTCGACGACGCGCGCTTCCTGCACCGAGCCCCAGGGTTGTTTCTCACCGGGAGGAGCCGCCGCCACGAGCTGGTCCACGTCCCCCGTGTCCCCCAGGGGCGGCAGCAGCCGCGAGGACTGGAAGAGCGAGGGCGAGTCCACCGCCATGGAGCCCGAGTACAGCGCGAAGCCCGCCACCGTCGCGCCTCCGGGCAGCGGCGAGTAGAAGGTGCCCTCCAGTGCGCGCGCGGTGTTGTTCTCGAAGAGGTAGTCCACCACCGTGCGCGCGCGGGGGCCCTGGATGTACGTCACCACGCGCACCTCGCGCGCCTGGAGGGGCTGGTAGCGGCCCTGACTGTCCTGCACCAGCACCTTGGCCATGCGAGGCGCGGACTCCACCTTGGGCAGCACCGTCCGGGGTGGGCGCGGACCACCCCTGGACGACGTGCCCCCACCGAAGACGCCCGAGCCGTAGCCCTTCCCACCGCCGCCTTCGGAGCTGCCCCTGATGATCTGGATGATCTCCCGCCGCTTCTGCTCCAGCCGGCGATAGGGACGAGGCGCGGGTTCGGGGGCCTCGGCGAGATCGGCACTGGGCGCGGGCGCCGAGGCGGGAGGCGGAGGCGCCTCGAGCCGAGGGGGCGGCGGCCGGGACACGGACGGGGCTCTTTCCTCGGGCGCCTCCCTTTCCTCCGCGAGCTCCGCCAGGGCGTCGCTTTCCCCCGGGGCGCCCAGGTCATTCCGAGCGTTGTTGGCGGCGTTTCGTTCCGCGTCGGCGCGCTCCTGGGCCTTCCGGGCTTCGCTCAACAGCTTCTCGATGTCCTTCTCGGTCATCCGCACGGGGTCGGCCACGGCGTCCCGGAGGGCGGGCACGTCCACGTTGCCTGGCTCCGGAGTGCCGGACACGGTGGCGGGCGCGGTGAGTCCGGCCTTGGCGAAGGCGGGCGGCGGCGCTTCCCGAGACGCTTGGATCACCGGAGCCGGGTCTGGCTCCGTGATGGCGGGCGGCGGGGTCGTGTCCACCGGAGCCTTGTCCGAAGTCTTGTCGACGGCCACGGGCGGCGCCTGGGGAGGCGTTTCGCGCTGGCAGCCCGCCAGCAGGAGGACGGCGAGGAGGACTCCAGGGAGCGAGACTCGTGGAAGGGACATGGGTCCCCAGGCTACTCCACTCCTCTTTCTGGCTGGATGGGGCGGGGAGTGGCGGACAGCAGTGGATGTGCCGCGAAAAATCCAGGAAACCCCTGGCATGGCCTTGAATCCACTCCGCCCCCTGCTCCTCGCCGCCCTCCTCTCGTCGTGCGCGCTCCCGGCCTGCACGCAACGCTCGCCCATCGTGAAGGGGCCCCGCCTCGACAAGGGGGCGCCCGCGCTCCACCTTACCCGGCTCCGGGCCTTGTCCCTGAGCGCCCCCGAGCGGCCTGGGGGCCCCGGATATGTCTCCGCCGCGAGCGGCCTCGTGCGCGTGGGGGACTGGCTGCATGTCGTCTCGGACGACTCCCTGTCGCTCTCCTCCTTTCCGGTGAAGGGGGATGCGCCCGGGCGCCTCGTGCGGCTCCTTCCCGGGGAGCTTCCCGTGGACCCGGTGGCTTTGAAGGCACGCAAGCCGGACCTGGAGGCGCTGTGCCTGCTGGAGGGGTTGTCCGGAGCGCCCCATGGCGCCCTGCTGGCGGTGCCCTCGGGGAGTTCGCCGGAGCGGCTGAGGGGAGCGTGGGTTCCGCTGGAGGCGGATGGGACGATCGGGGGGCCGGTGCACGAGGTGGACTTCTCGCCCCTGTATGAGCGGCTGACCCGTGACGCGGGTCCCATCAATGTGGAGGGCGCCGCGTGGGTGGCCGGTCACCTGCGGCTGCTCAACCGGGGCAACCGGGTGGGTGGCGCGGACGCGGTGATGGACGTGGACGGGGGCGAACTGCTCCAGGCGCTGGCGGCGGACGAGCCCCCTCGACCCGAGTCGGTGCGTGGCATCAGCCGCTGGAAGCTGGGCCGGTTGCACGGCGTGACGCTGACCTTCTCGGACGCGGCGCCCCTGCCAGACGGGCGCATCGTCTTCACCGCTTCCGCAGAGGACACCCGGAGCGCCTACGCGGATGGGGCGGTGGTGGGCTCGGCCGTGGGCCTGCTGGCGCCGGATGGAACGCCGCTCTGGCTCCAGGCCGTGGATGCGCGGGTGAAGCTCGAGGGCGTGGAGGTGCGCGAGGAGTCCGGCCGCCTGCACCTGTGGCTCGTCTCGGACGCGGATGATCCGAGCGTGGTCGCCTCCCTCTTCGAGCTCGTTCTGGACGCTCCGGAAGCCGCGGGCGTGCAGCCCCCCGAGCGGCTATAGCGCCACGCCCACCTCGAGCAGGGTGAGTCCATACATCAGCCCGAGGCCGGGCCGCTCCGTGCCCACGCCCACGCCCAACTCCAGCAGCGACACCTGGGCGCCGCCGAGCACGAAGCGCGCGGGGGCCAGCGTCACGCCCAGGCTCAGCGCCGGGCCGCGCACCGGCAGGGGGCGATCGGGCAGGGCGAAGGAGAGCCGGTCTCCGAAGAGGCCCGTGAGGGACAGCAGGGCCGCGGGGGCCCACGCTCCCTGGCGCTGGACTCCCGCGCCCACGCGCACCGCGAGCACCGCGCCCAGGCCCGTGAGGGCGTTGAGGTCCCCTTGCAGGAGCCACCGGCCGTCCACCGTGTCGCGCAGACCGATGCCTCCGCCCACGCCGCCCTGGGTGCGCGCGTCGGACAGATACGCCGTCACCCCCGAGCGGGCATAGAGCGACCACTCGTGCGTGGGAGGAGCGCCGCTGGCCATCGTGGACAGGAGCAGGAGCGTGGCGGGAGTCATGGCAGGGGGCCCTCCGCCCAGTAGGCGATTCCGGCGGCCGACAACCGCGTGACGCCGGTGAGGAAGTCCGCGTCCAGGGTGGAGGGCAGGTCGGTGTCCTGGTGGTAGTGGGGATTGCGGAAGTTGGCGGTGTCGGTGAGGAACAGGGCGTTCTTCCCGGTGAGCCAGAAGGGCGCGTGGTCGCTGCGCATGAGGTTGCCCGAGGCCGGGCCGGAGCCATCCTGGGGCGTCAGGATGCCGATGACGGGCACGTACTGGAGCTGCGTGCCCAGGAGCTTGAGTTCCTCCAACTGCGTGCGCGAGGGCTCGTTGCCGATGACGGCGATGAAGTCGCCCCGGGGCGGAAGGGGAAAGCCGGGCAGGCCCTGCTGCGAGCCCGGCTCCGTGCTCCGGAACCCCACGCAATCGAAGATGATGGAGGCGACGATGCGCTCGTCCGGGTAGGCCCGCACGTAGCGGGTGCTGCCCACGAGCCCCAGCTCCTCCAGATCGAAGCCGATGAAGCGCACGGTGCGCTTGAAGCGCTGGCCCGAGGCGAGCCGGGCGATCTCCAGCAGGGCCGCCACCCCCGAGCTGTTGTCGTCCGCGCCCAGGAAGAAGGAGTCGTAGTGGGCCCCCACGACGACGACTTCCTCGGGGTGCTCGGTGCCGCGGAGGTCCGCGATGACGTTGGTGGTGGGAAAGCGCGGATCCTCCACCTGCTGCGAGGTGACGCTCAGGCCGAGTGATTCCAGGCGCTCGCGCACGAGCTGGCGGGAACGCTCCCGGGTGAGGTTGCACACGGGCCGGCGGGTGCTGTTCGTGCCATCGTCGAACAGGTCGCACGGCAGCGGCGTGTCCTGCTGGTGCGCGGCGACGAGCGCGTCGATGTCGGACACCAGGCGGCCGCGTTCCACACCCGAGGCGAAGTCTCCGGCGCGCGCGAGCGAGGTCTCCTCCAACGACGTCCGCGTGGCACACGAGCCCAGCGCGAGCGCCAGCAGGGCGGTGGTCAGGGATTTCATAGCGCGACTCCGATGTGGACGAGCCCGAGCTGCAAGCGCAGCGCCGCACCCGGCTGGTTGATGGGCGTTCCCCACTGGAACTCCAGCGCGCTCACGCTCCAGGAGCGGTAGATGAAGCGCAGGGGCTGGGCATGCACGGCGATGTAGACGGGGGACAGCTTCTCCGTCTGGAGATTCGGGAGATCATCGGGGTAGCCACCCGTGGGGGGGACGATGATGGGCAGGCCGCTGATGCCCAGCTCGGGACCCACGGCGGGCCGCCAGATGCCCTTGCCAGGGCTGAGCAGGACGTGCGCGTAGAGTTCGAGAGGGAAGGAGCCGTGTCCCCGAGGGGCCCAGCGCACACCTCCGCCCAGGCGCCACGTGTCGAACGCATGGGTGTAACGGGCATCGAGCGCCAGTCGGGGCGAGGTGTTGTTGAAGGAGCCTCCATTGGTGAGGACGACCGCCGTGGCGCCAAGCGCGACTTCATGTTCGGACGCCATCGCGGCCCCGGGGAGGAGCACGGCGAGCTGCAACCAGGAGCGCATGGCCACTACCCTAACACCCGGCACATCCCATGAGCAGGCGCGTCAGCCCCGGTTCTGTTGGGCTCGCCGGGAGAAGCGGAGGATGGCGCGGAAGATGGCCTCGACGCCGTCCGGCTCCAGTCCCCGCGCGGCGGCCCACTCGCGTCGCGCGGTGAGCATCGCCTCTTCACGCGCGGGGTCCGGCACGGGCTGACCCGCCTGGGCCTTGGCCTTGAGCGCCCGCTTCGCCAGCTCCGCGCGCCTCGCCAGCAACTCCACCAGCTCCCGGTCCACCTGATCGATGAGCGCGCGCGTCTCCTGGAGTTCCGGCAGGCCCGTCTCGAGCGCGGCGGGCGGGGCGAGCGGGGGCTCCTCGGGAAAGCCCACCTCGGTGGGCTGGGCGTCCAGCTCCCGGTGGACGTTCCGCAGCGCCTCGAGCAGGTGGGCGCGGGCCTCGCGGGCGAAGGGGTTCTCGTGCTGGATGGCGCTGAAGAGGTGTCCCGCGTCCGAGCGCACGAGCTGGATGGTGCGCGAGAGCGAGCGGAAGCTGGCGGGCGCGAAGGGCACGTCCACGCCCGAGCCCGCGTCCACCATGCCCTTGGCCACGAAGAAGGTGAGCGCGTGGGTGTGGGCCATCACCCGATCATGCCCCTCGGGGGTCTGCTCGATGATGTCGCAGCCCAGCTGCTCGAAGAACGCGCGGGCCTGGGCGGTGGCCTCGGGGTGGAGCGGGTTGGGGCAGAGGACCACGTGCAGGGGGCGCTCGGCCATGGCGAGGCTCAGGGGGCCGAAGAGCGGGTGGGTCCCCACCCAGGGCACGCGCGCGCCGAGCACCTCGGTGAGCGCCTGCACGGGGCGCACCTTGACGCTGCCCACATCCATCACGAGCTGTTCCGGGCGCAGGTAATGGTTCAGGTCCAGGAGCACATGCCGCATGAGCGCCACGGGCACGGCCACCACCACGTGGGTAGCATCCTGGACGGCCTCCCGCACCGAGCGGGCGCGGTGGGACTCGGGGATGTCCACTCCGGGATCCCACGCCCGGTAGGGGATGCCCGCCTCCTCCAGCAATCCGCCGAGCGCACGGCCAAAGCGACCAAATCCCACGATGGCGACCGTCATGTGGGCCACTCTATCCGAGGTGCGTGAGGCGGGGTGCCCGGGCCCAAAGACAAACGGCCCGCTGGGAGTGCCAGCGGGCCGCGGTCATGTCAGGAGGAGGGTTTCCAGCGAGGACTAGAACACGTCCTTGAGGTGCACGGTCAGGTGCTTGTCGGCGGTGCCCAGGGTGCTCGCGTCGTCCTTGGGAACCACGTAGCCCTCTCCCTCGCCCACGTTCTTGCGGTAGTAGTCCACCACCGCCTGGTCCTGCACGTCGGAGGTGGTCGTCTTCTTGATGCCGTACACCGAGCCGTCCGCGTTCTTGGCCTGGATGGACTCGGGCGCGTCCTTGGCGAGGTTGTCCATCGTGCCGGACACCCGGCCGCCGCTCTCCGGCGCGATCGTCATGCTGGCGTTGTTCCCCTCGATGTAGCTCACATCGTAGTAGGTGTTGTTGCTACCTCCGTTGAACGCCACCTCGCCGAGCGTGGCCGCCGTGCCGTCACCGGCCGTGCTGCGGAAGTTGCCGGACCAGCCCTCGGGGAACTCCTTCGTCATGGACTCACCGGGCTGGAGCGTCAGCGACTCGATCTCCTGGCCGCCGGCGTTGGGCGTGAACTTGATCTCCATGGGCTTGGTGCCGTCGTTGGTGAACTCCATGGTGTTGCCATTCTTGGACGCGCTCTTCGACGCGCCCGCCTTGGCCACCTCGCCCGCCGGAGCGGCCTCGCCACCGGCGGCGGGAGCCGCGGCGGCGGGAGCCGGAGCCGCCGGAGCGCCCGTGGCGGCCGCGGGAGCCTCGCCACCCAGCTCCGGCACGGCGCCTTCCGGCACGATGCCGCCACCGTTGCCACAGCCGGCGCCCTGGCCCGGGGCCTGCGCCGCGCCCTCGCCGCCCAGCATCTCCATCACCTTGTTGAGCGTCTGGGTGATCTGCTCGAGCCCCTTGGTCAGCTTCTCGAGACCGCCCTCACCAAAACTGTCGCTCTTGAGCAGCTCCTGGATGGGGTTGCTCTTGGGCGTGGCCTGCGTCTCCACCGCCGGGGACTGGGGGGCCACCGGGGCCTGGGTCTGCGTGGCGGGGGTGGAGGGGATGGAGACGGGGGAGCGGGAGAGGGAGTTGATGGACATGGCGGGAAGTCCTCGATGACGGCGGGGCGGGGCGCCGTCAGTGAGCGGCGTCGGATGTCCAGGAGATTAGCATTCGCCGTGCCAGCCCCGGAGAGCCCGTAAGTCCTTGAAATGGCGTGGGTCCTCGCCGCCCCTGGGGCCGCCCCTCCTGGTGACTCCCGTTGCCCCTGGTGACAGCTGTCACCAGGGGGTGGGGGCCCTCAGCCCAGCACCTTCATGGTGCCCCGGGTGACGCCGAACTGCTCGTGCACCGCCGCGCGCCGCACCGCCTCGGCCGGGGTGCAGCGGCCCGCGAGCAGTTCCTGGTAGGCGGCGAGCACGCGCGCGGCCTCCTCGCGTGACTCGCGCACGAACTCCACGCGGAAGCGCCGCACGCCCCGCTCGAGCAGCCGGGGCACCAGCGAGGCCGCGCTCTGCGCCTGGGCGTTGAACACCGTGTTGCGGCAGCCCACGTCCACGATGACGGGGTGCTCCAGCCCGATGCGATCCCTCAAGGACACCTGGTGCTTCTCGCACGGCCGGCCGCAGCTCTTGTAGTCACGCCCGTTGGACAGCGTGTGCGAGTAGACGCAGTGCTCCGTGTGGTACGTGGAGATGTGGTGGTGGAGCGCCACGGTGAAGCGGTGCGCCGGGGCCTCGGCGAGCAGCGAGAAGAGCTGCGCCTCGTCCAGGTCGTGCGAGAAGGTGAGCGTGTCCAGGCCCAGGCCGAGCAGGTGCGCCGCCGTGAGCGAGTTGGTGACGTTGAGCGAGAAGTCCCCGTGCAGCACCGGGCGGGGTCCGCTCGTGGGCCGCTCGAGGAAGTGCATCATCGCGCCCCAGTGGCGCACGAGCACCGCGTCGGGCCGCAGCTTGTCCAGGCGCGTGTCGTAGCCCTCCTCGCCGGGCTTCTGCACGCGCAGGGTGGCGATCGTCACGCGCAGCCCGGCCGCCCGCGCCCGCTCCACCGCGCGCTGCAGGCCCACCAACTCCATCCAGTCCAGCTCCACCTCGCGCAGGCCCGCGGCGATCACCGCGTCCAGTTGCTCGTCGTTGCGGCACAGGGGCAGCAGGCGGGGCGCCGCCTCGAGGGGGGCCTCGGGCACGCGCGCGAGGAGCGCGGCGCGCACGGACGCGAGCACCGGCTCGTTCGTCACGGTGCGCCGGGGGCCGCGCTCCAGTTGGGGGATGAGTCCGGCCACGACGTCGCGCCGCAGCGCCTTGAGCTCGGACACGGGCAGGTGCAGGCCCGGAGGCAGCGCCGAGACGTCCAGGTTCGCGAGCGTGAAGGGCGTACCACCACAGGCACCCAGCTTGTCGCGCAGGAGCGCTTCGTCCAGGCCCTTGCCCTTGGAGACGGTGAGTGGGGTGGGGCTCTCGGCCGAGGCCTCGTGTCCCCAGGCACTCGCGTGCACCCGCAGCGGAGTGCCCTCGGCGCCGGAGACCTTCAACGTGAGGGGGACGCGGCCCTCGGGCTCTCCCTGGGCCAGCAGCGCCTCCGTGCGGCGGACAAGCGCCGGATCGCTGTTGAGCCAGACGCGCTGGCCGGGCGCGACCCGTCCCAGGTCCGGTCCTGGATGGCCGAAGCCCAGCACCCAGCCCGAGCCACGTCGCTCGACCCGGAAGATGGGGCCGCCCGGCTCATGCTTGTCCTC from Melittangium boletus DSM 14713 includes the following:
- a CDS encoding VIT domain-containing protein, whose product is MSLPRVSLPGVLLAVLLLAGCQRETPPQAPPVAVDKTSDKAPVDTTPPPAITEPDPAPVIQASREAPPPAFAKAGLTAPATVSGTPEPGNVDVPALRDAVADPVRMTEKDIEKLLSEARKAQERADAERNAANNARNDLGAPGESDALAELAEEREAPEERAPSVSRPPPPRLEAPPPPASAPAPSADLAEAPEPAPRPYRRLEQKRREIIQIIRGSSEGGGGKGYGSGVFGGGTSSRGGPRPPRTVLPKVESAPRMAKVLVQDSQGRYQPLQAREVRVVTYIQGPRARTVVDYLFENNTARALEGTFYSPLPGGATVAGFALYSGSMAVDSPSLFQSSRLLPPLGDTGDVDQLVAAAPPGEKQPWGSVQEARVVEQKRARQVYEDVVRQQVDPALMEWAGGSTFSARVFPLPPHSLKRVVIAYEQTLVFDGQQLRYTWPLPPGAGKALKVSARVHVDPQHATSVTVSPETAESKQLETWRKWDWSSLSGDGALDVAIAPPDAHADTLIGVDPAGLAGPAFFSRVRLPERLTTSSAGAPTGRAVLVVDTSLSVDEGNAWALQGALLRALLEKDESLSEYAVLLFDVRPRWLHGTGFRRNTPEARQETFAELERVFLEGASHVDGVLTELDRASKGWLKPAAPGERVTAFLLSDGNVTWGQSHVDSLISRHPVAETLRWVSYRFGETAVNQDLFDALARSGRGRVVNVLSGAEVDAAARAHRQGSVELARVTVKGGGGAKDLVVAGRPHLVYPGQELQVAGRLPRYAPVTLEVVTRQDDEERTLEVPLRIESGSRGDLFAPRAWAELFVARLVALEDVKLDNMIVALSQHYRLTNARASMLVLESERDYTRYAIANEQMDLGDLETLRKRQEDQRRDELLGLSLTDVPEAGRALLKVLEAKQAELGSRMKAQPLHDAPYAGGDERVAAELAYRKARRANKDDVMVYEAVARKRAFAGDTWGAVRALSSPVELRPQDAEALRLVGYGLLALGQYPAATELFEHVRLTRPFEPQAYLEEALALDAAGRPAEAARNWEIVLARDWPRREHEVKTVAAWHYARMLAALAKHPRLKAETDALQGRLLSVSRKMTNGSAGLIDYQLTTHWNSDSTDIDLWVVEPNGEKCAYDHKRTSLGGELYWDVTDGLGPELYHARKASPGTYHVLVHYYGSRSQRFVVPTALLLVTDHHVFGKEDTYERRFQLRILPQEKAYLLLRREELVAVQGVKPAGYHQEE
- a CDS encoding M28 family peptidase, with translation MKSLTTALLALALGSCATRTSLEETSLARAGDFASGVERGRLVSDIDALVAAHQQDTPLPCDLFDDGTNSTRRPVCNLTRERSRQLVRERLESLGLSVTSQQVEDPRFPTTNVIADLRGTEHPEEVVVVGAHYDSFFLGADDNSSGVAALLEIARLASGQRFKRTVRFIGFDLEELGLVGSTRYVRAYPDERIVASIIFDCVGFRSTEPGSQQGLPGFPLPPRGDFIAVIGNEPSRTQLEELKLLGTQLQYVPVIGILTPQDGSGPASGNLMRSDHAPFWLTGKNALFLTDTANFRNPHYHQDTDLPSTLDADFLTGVTRLSAAGIAYWAEGPLP
- a CDS encoding DUF3656 domain-containing U32 family peptidase codes for the protein MPPRRPEILAPAGDLESLRAALASGADAVYFGLDEGFNARARANNFSVDTLAETMALVHRAGARAYLTLNTLIFEPELPGVEKLLRSIARAGVDALIVQDPAITLLARAVCPQLELHASTQMTVSSAEGIRFAKALGVTRVVVPRELSTPEIRRLASQSDMELEVFIHGALCMSWSGQCLTSEAWGGRSANRGQCAQSCRLPYDLVVDGQTRDLGDVRYLLSPKDLAGVRAVPELVDIGVHSLKIEGRLKGPQYVTTTVQGYKRWVDGVVAGKPDEAQLARDLADMSLTYSRGVSNGFLGGSDHQTLVEGRFPKHRGLYLGRVRSVSGKEVLVTPEERPWTGALGLGEERPEGPHGQVSAPLQGEPTPASVEPRPGMGVVFDASAPEDKHEPGGPIFRVERRGSGWVLGFGHPGPDLGRVAPGQRVWLNSDPALVRRTEALLAQGEPEGRVPLTLKVSGAEGTPLRVHASAWGHEASAESPTPLTVSKGKGLDEALLRDKLGACGGTPFTLANLDVSALPPGLHLPVSELKALRRDVVAGLIPQLERGPRRTVTNEPVLASVRAALLARVPEAPLEAAPRLLPLCRNDEQLDAVIAAGLREVELDWMELVGLQRAVERARAAGLRVTIATLRVQKPGEEGYDTRLDKLRPDAVLVRHWGAMMHFLERPTSGPRPVLHGDFSLNVTNSLTAAHLLGLGLDTLTFSHDLDEAQLFSLLAEAPAHRFTVALHHHISTYHTEHCVYSHTLSNGRDYKSCGRPCEKHQVSLRDRIGLEHPVIVDVGCRNTVFNAQAQSAASLVPRLLERGVRRFRVEFVRESREEAARVLAAYQELLAGRCTPAEAVRRAAVHEQFGVTRGTMKVLG
- a CDS encoding chorismate mutase, coding for MAHTHALTFFVAKGMVDAGSGVDVPFAPASFRSLSRTIQLVRSDAGHLFSAIQHENPFAREARAHLLEALRNVHRELDAQPTEVGFPEEPPLAPPAALETGLPELQETRALIDQVDRELVELLARRAELAKRALKAKAQAGQPVPDPAREEAMLTARREWAAARGLEPDGVEAIFRAILRFSRRAQQNRG
- a CDS encoding DUF6929 family protein yields the protein MALNPLRPLLLAALLSSCALPACTQRSPIVKGPRLDKGAPALHLTRLRALSLSAPERPGGPGYVSAASGLVRVGDWLHVVSDDSLSLSSFPVKGDAPGRLVRLLPGELPVDPVALKARKPDLEALCLLEGLSGAPHGALLAVPSGSSPERLRGAWVPLEADGTIGGPVHEVDFSPLYERLTRDAGPINVEGAAWVAGHLRLLNRGNRVGGADAVMDVDGGELLQALAADEPPRPESVRGISRWKLGRLHGVTLTFSDAAPLPDGRIVFTASAEDTRSAYADGAVVGSAVGLLAPDGTPLWLQAVDARVKLEGVEVREESGRLHLWLVSDADDPSVVASLFELVLDAPEAAGVQPPERL